The Dyadobacter sp. 676 DNA window TTTCGGCGAAAGCGGCAAGCATGCCCGTTCCGCGATCGGCGTGGCGTCGCTTCCTTCCGGCATTGCGGTCGAGATAGAGATGATCGTCGAAGTGGAGTAACGCAATTTTTTTAGCAGCCACCGGTGCTTTCATGGCATCGGTGGCTGCTTTATTTGTAATGGATGGTGCGGAAGTTCCTTTTTTACCGGAAAAATTTTATTATTGAAGGCATAAATCCAAACAACTACCACCATGGCAACCGTAAACATCTACCTGAACTTCAACGGCAACTGCGAGGAAGCCTTCAATTTCTACAAATCCGTTTTTGGCGGTGAGTTTCCCTATGTAGGCCGTTTCGGCGAAATGCCCCCGGGTGAAGGCGGCAAGGGTGTGACGGAGGAAGAGGCCAACCGCATTATGCATATCAGCCTGCCTATCAGCAAGGAAACTATCCTGATGGGAAGCGACACCGGTGGCGAGTGGGCCGCGAATTACCAGCCCGGCAATAATTTTTCGATCTCGGTAAATGCGGAAAGCCGCGCGGAGGCCGACAAGCTTTTCACAGGGCTTTCGGAAGGCGGGCAGGTAACGATGCCGCTGGCCGATATGTTCTGGGGTGCCTATTTCGGGATGCTTACGGATCGCTTCGGGATCAACTGGATGGTGAATTATGACGATCCTTCCAAAACAGGGCCTAATTGAGCGCCCATATTCCAGTCATTTTAAAGAGACCTTACCAATGGCCGATAAAAGCGTTACGACCGTCGAACAGATCCTTGCCGAACTTGAATCGCTCGGAAGCGAGAAAGTGCGCACACTGAATATCCGGAACGGAGCAAGCGAGAACCAGTTTGGCGTGAAGCTCGGCGACATACGCGCACTCGCGAACCGGATCAAAACGAACCACGAACTGGCGCTGGCATTGTGGGATACGCATAACCTGGACGCGCAACTCCTGGCATTGCTGATTATCAAACCCAAACTATTGTCCGCCGACGAAGTGGACAGGATGGTGCGGAGTATCAGCACCGCCCAGGTCGCCGATTGGCTTTCGTCGTATGTGATCAAAGATCATCCGGCGAAAGAAGCGCTTCGCCGGAGCTGGATGCAAACGGACCATCCCTGGGCTGCCAGGGCGGGATGGAGCCTTACGGCCGGACGCGTAACCCGCGAGCCGGAGGGTATCGACATCCCCGGCCTGCTCGACAGGATCGAATCGGAAATGCCCAAAGCCGCACCGGAAGTGCAATGGACCATGAACACAACCCTGGCGCAGATAGGGATACGCTTTCCCGCGTACCGCGAGCGTGCGCTGGCGATTGGGGAGAAGCTGGGCATTTACCGCGATTATCCTGTTTCAAAGGGCTGTACATCGCCGTTTGCACCGATCTGGATCAATGAAATGGTAAAAAGGGAGAGCAAGGTCACCTCCTGATCAGGAAAAAACCTTTGTCGTAACCCATTTTCCGGTGGTCGATCTCCATTTCCTGCTCACCCGGCACGAACGACTCAAATTCCATCCTGATTTCATACCCACTGAAATGTTCGAGAAACCGCTTTTCGTTGAAAAACCAGGCGGGATAACGGGCATCGTAGATTTCCGGCGGTACTATCTGCAACGTCAGGCGATCGGGGTGATCGCCCCGGATGAATGCCGTCCTGTCCACCAGGATGTACGTGAAATCGCGGCGTTTGATTTCTTCGAGAAAATCGTGCGGTTTTTCGAGATACTGGACCACACTCGACAGCAGCAGCACGTCCGCCTTTTTTGCTGCCATACTCTCGCCGATCGTGAAGTGGAATTTCAGGGTTTCATCCTCAAAAAAGGCTCGTCCGCAGCGCACGTAATTTTCCTGCTCCACGACGCTCCAGTGCAGCCGCACCGCCGGCGGAATGATGTCCTTAACCTGGTAATAGGTGCTTCCGAGTGATCCGCCGAAATCGATCACGTTGAGCTGGTTACCGCATTCTATGGCCGCGTAGAGCAGGGCCGAAATGACGGGGTAGGGGTAAATTTTTTTATCGAACAATACCGAATCGCGCTCATAAACGGCCTCGCCGTTCTTTACCTTCAGGAGCGCCTCCTTTGTTTTATTCAGAATAGCTTCGGCTTCATATCCGCCGGACAGCGCTACGAGGTCCCCCCAATTTTTGTAGTCACCAAACCAGCCGTACGGGTTTTTCTTCTTCGGTTTAAAGAACGACATGTTTCAAAGTTTGAATCGGGTGCAATATAGGGCTTTATACTGCAATTTTGCTATGATACTATTTTAGCATTTTGCTTCTTGTCTCTGACTGTGATTGTGATTTATCTAGCTGATTTTTAGTTTGTTGCATATATTCATTCCAACCAAGTGGATGATAAAATACTCTCTCATATATTATTTTATCATTTGGAGGGGAATCACATTCGCAATATTCGCGGATATTTGTAATGGAAGATGTACCCTCTTCTACCCCTAAC harbors:
- a CDS encoding DNA alkylation repair protein, with product MADKSVTTVEQILAELESLGSEKVRTLNIRNGASENQFGVKLGDIRALANRIKTNHELALALWDTHNLDAQLLALLIIKPKLLSADEVDRMVRSISTAQVADWLSSYVIKDHPAKEALRRSWMQTDHPWAARAGWSLTAGRVTREPEGIDIPGLLDRIESEMPKAAPEVQWTMNTTLAQIGIRFPAYRERALAIGEKLGIYRDYPVSKGCTSPFAPIWINEMVKRESKVTS
- a CDS encoding methyltransferase, TIGR04325 family → MSFFKPKKKNPYGWFGDYKNWGDLVALSGGYEAEAILNKTKEALLKVKNGEAVYERDSVLFDKKIYPYPVISALLYAAIECGNQLNVIDFGGSLGSTYYQVKDIIPPAVRLHWSVVEQENYVRCGRAFFEDETLKFHFTIGESMAAKKADVLLLSSVVQYLEKPHDFLEEIKRRDFTYILVDRTAFIRGDHPDRLTLQIVPPEIYDARYPAWFFNEKRFLEHFSGYEIRMEFESFVPGEQEMEIDHRKMGYDKGFFLIRR
- a CDS encoding VOC family protein, giving the protein MATVNIYLNFNGNCEEAFNFYKSVFGGEFPYVGRFGEMPPGEGGKGVTEEEANRIMHISLPISKETILMGSDTGGEWAANYQPGNNFSISVNAESRAEADKLFTGLSEGGQVTMPLADMFWGAYFGMLTDRFGINWMVNYDDPSKTGPN